A part of Helicobacter fennelliae genomic DNA contains:
- a CDS encoding transglycosylase SLT domain-containing protein, whose product MQQYLSIFLFFLPLEIFANQISLDIANALKKASLQSGIDKKMLYTLAKIESEFNPHIIAFVSKEKFNIAKEAKKKIHIRNIPYKNKYIVQIRTDKENLKHIASQLIKQGFSVDMGLMQINSSNVSEKELNHIFELDYNLAKSTAILKFCIKQKKSLKESIECYNKGLRKVTNYNYYEKFKRSFIRDFANIKN is encoded by the coding sequence ATGCAACAATATCTTTCAATTTTTTTATTTTTCTTGCCCTTAGAAATTTTTGCAAATCAGATTTCATTAGATATTGCGAACGCTTTAAAAAAAGCTTCTTTACAAAGTGGTATAGATAAAAAAATGCTTTATACTCTTGCGAAGATTGAAAGTGAATTTAATCCGCATATTATTGCTTTTGTTAGTAAAGAGAAATTTAATATTGCTAAAGAAGCTAAGAAAAAAATTCATATTAGAAATATCCCCTATAAAAACAAATATATCGTGCAAATTAGAACTGATAAGGAGAATCTAAAGCACATTGCTTCGCAGCTAATAAAGCAAGGGTTTAGTGTTGATATGGGTTTGATGCAGATTAATTCAAGCAATGTATCCGAGAAAGAATTGAATCATATTTTTGAGTTAGATTATAATCTTGCCAAATCAACAGCTATTCTCAAATTTTGTATTAAACAAAAAAAATCACTCAAAGAATCCATAGAATGTTACAACAAGGGCTTAAGAAAGGTTACAAACTATAATTACTATGAAAAATTCAAAAGAAGTTTTATTAGAGATTTTGCAAATATTAAAAATTAA
- a CDS encoding coiled-coil domain-containing protein, whose product MLIEKAVALLNEFAESKKDDEFKEFANNLALFTLKYKNEHNINDIKVFVDLVKQNTNDKDKEQLKRAISSISLAEECIQNGFVDYEKFYINFREYKIDIASMQENIDAEILESNTDKDTISNELLESLQDLATLSEDSQSKKQEIKKLQEVKEDNDFYIPKDEKITNSIHSPSVSEMLSFIKDKENTQFPFSKEETLNNKFFMLDFNKQLKRMSVQEIQKLIDNIKAKNEALRKEIEELDEQKINLMKELKGELIDNQKLSTLNEINQKDAEQRLEENKSSIEESPKHNIQNEKFSKVFKATKNRNR is encoded by the coding sequence ATGCTTATTGAAAAGGCTGTTGCATTATTAAATGAGTTTGCAGAAAGCAAAAAAGATGATGAATTTAAAGAATTTGCCAACAATTTAGCTCTTTTCACCCTTAAATATAAAAATGAACACAATATCAATGATATAAAAGTCTTTGTAGATTTAGTCAAACAAAATACTAATGATAAAGATAAAGAGCAGTTAAAAAGAGCAATTTCAAGTATTTCTTTGGCAGAAGAGTGTATTCAAAATGGTTTTGTAGATTACGAGAAATTCTACATAAATTTTAGAGAATATAAGATAGATATTGCTTCAATGCAAGAAAATATAGATGCAGAGATTTTAGAATCTAATACAGATAAAGACACTATCTCTAACGAATTATTGGAATCTTTGCAAGATTTAGCTACTCTAAGTGAAGATTCTCAAAGCAAAAAGCAAGAAATCAAGAAATTACAAGAAGTAAAAGAAGATAATGATTTCTATATTCCTAAAGACGAAAAAATAACAAATTCAATTCATAGTCCTAGTGTTAGTGAAATGCTAAGTTTTATTAAGGATAAAGAAAATACACAATTCCCTTTTTCAAAGGAAGAAACGCTCAATAATAAATTTTTTATGTTGGATTTCAATAAGCAGTTAAAGCGTATGAGTGTGCAAGAGATTCAAAAATTGATTGATAATATAAAGGCTAAAAATGAAGCCTTAAGAAAAGAAATTGAGGAGCTTGATGAGCAAAAAATTAATTTAATGAAAGAACTAAAAGGAGAGTTAATAGATAATCAAAAACTTAGCACACTGAATGAAATCAATCAAAAAGATGCAGAGCAAAGATTGGAAGAAAATAAATCTAGCATAGAGGAATCTCCTAAGCATAATATACAAAATGAAAAATTTTCAAAAGTTTTTAAAGCAACAAAAAATAGGAATAGATAA
- a CDS encoding metallophosphoesterase, which translates to MAIYFFGDTHAGIDIDKIFFVKDYTKEDFIIVCGDFGVLWSDLDGKYKQIDALKMEENLKERIEKLPCTLLFIDGNHDNFNRLKALKQVKKFGGVLGEYLENKCYHLKRGQIYNIDNKFVFTMGGALSIDKYRREPNLSWWEDEEISEKDLETALENISNFKGKLDFCVTHTCPQSFFKKLGEQMDISHKIEDKNPYKLEIIYQTLFKQNKIPKYFMFGHWHRDISFNIGTTTANCLYYHTLKTIENDALERRNYKDEIKWVKRHKGILC; encoded by the coding sequence ATGGCAATCTATTTTTTTGGTGATACTCACGCAGGAATTGATATTGATAAAATTTTCTTTGTGAAAGATTATACAAAAGAAGATTTTATTATAGTATGTGGAGATTTTGGAGTATTGTGGAGTGATTTAGATGGAAAATATAAGCAAATTGATGCCCTAAAAATGGAGGAAAATTTAAAAGAAAGGATAGAAAAACTTCCCTGCACTTTACTTTTCATTGATGGAAACCACGACAATTTCAATCGTTTAAAGGCTTTAAAACAAGTCAAAAAATTTGGTGGTGTGCTTGGAGAATACTTAGAAAACAAATGCTATCATTTGAAAAGAGGGCAAATTTATAACATTGATAATAAATTTGTCTTTACAATGGGTGGGGCTTTAAGTATTGATAAATATAGAAGAGAACCAAATTTAAGCTGGTGGGAAGATGAGGAAATCAGTGAAAAAGACCTTGAGACCGCCCTAGAAAATATTTCAAACTTCAAAGGAAAACTTGATTTTTGTGTAACACACACTTGCCCACAAAGTTTTTTTAAAAAACTTGGCGAACAAATGGATATAAGCCATAAAATAGAGGATAAGAATCCCTATAAGTTAGAAATCATCTATCAAACCTTATTTAAACAGAATAAGATTCCAAAATATTTTATGTTTGGGCATTGGCATAGAGATATTAGCTTTAATATAGGCACAACCACCGCAAATTGTCTTTATTATCACACTTTAAAAACAATAGAAAATGATGCTTTGGAGAGGAGAAATTATAAAGATGAAATTAAATGGGTTAAAAGACATAAAGGCATACTTTGTTAA